A region from the uncultured Draconibacterium sp. genome encodes:
- a CDS encoding sulfatase, with protein sequence MQKLILFLFAALLLFSCSKTDQPNFVFILVDDLGWADVQCNYPESFYHTPNINQLAKNGVRFTNAYSANPVCSPTRAAILTGKHPNRVNITDWIPGLDPKMKPLRGPQDRTELALEELTIAEKLKEKGYHTCFVGKWHLGDDGFFPEDQGFDINIGGHHKGSPPGGYYSPYKNPKLKDGPEGEYLPERLTTEGINFIKKNKRKPFFLYLSFYTVHTPIQAANSYIKKYKAQREQLQSDEIPHKKEGDGWTKLVQENAAYASMVAAMDENVGRLLKTLEEQELSDNTWVIFTSDNGGLSTLTRKNAPTNNGPLRAGKGWCYEGGIRVPLIIAGPELASPGRTEDKPVISMDYFTTILNLAEVTHEANDGQNLVPLLTANNTFERDELFWHYPHYHGSAWKPGSALRKGNWKLVVHYEDERTELFNLAEDPGETTNLAAEFPEKTQTLKSLLDAKLHASNARFPVRNPDYDPRD encoded by the coding sequence ATGCAAAAACTAATTCTTTTTCTTTTTGCGGCCCTGCTCCTGTTCTCGTGTTCAAAAACAGACCAACCCAACTTTGTTTTTATTTTGGTTGACGACCTTGGCTGGGCCGATGTGCAATGCAATTACCCTGAAAGTTTTTACCACACACCAAACATCAACCAGCTTGCCAAAAATGGGGTACGCTTTACCAATGCCTACTCGGCCAACCCGGTATGCAGTCCAACACGGGCTGCCATACTTACCGGTAAGCATCCCAACCGCGTAAATATTACCGACTGGATTCCGGGGCTCGACCCAAAGATGAAACCTTTACGCGGCCCGCAGGACAGAACAGAACTGGCCCTGGAGGAACTAACCATTGCCGAAAAGCTAAAAGAAAAAGGATACCATACCTGTTTTGTGGGAAAATGGCATTTAGGCGATGACGGATTTTTCCCGGAAGACCAGGGCTTCGACATCAATATTGGCGGACACCACAAAGGAAGTCCGCCGGGAGGTTATTATTCGCCTTACAAAAATCCCAAACTAAAAGACGGCCCTGAGGGGGAGTACCTTCCTGAACGATTAACCACCGAGGGCATTAATTTTATTAAAAAGAACAAACGGAAACCTTTTTTCCTGTACCTTTCGTTTTATACGGTTCATACACCTATCCAGGCAGCCAATAGCTACATTAAAAAATACAAGGCGCAACGAGAGCAGCTCCAATCGGATGAAATTCCCCATAAGAAAGAAGGCGATGGATGGACAAAGCTGGTACAGGAAAATGCGGCTTATGCCTCGATGGTAGCTGCCATGGACGAGAATGTTGGGCGCCTTTTAAAAACACTGGAAGAACAGGAATTATCAGACAATACCTGGGTAATTTTTACCAGCGATAATGGCGGGCTTTCTACCCTGACACGAAAAAATGCGCCTACCAACAATGGCCCGCTTAGGGCAGGCAAAGGCTGGTGTTACGAGGGCGGCATACGCGTGCCGCTAATTATTGCCGGCCCGGAACTGGCTTCTCCCGGCAGGACAGAAGATAAGCCGGTAATCAGTATGGACTATTTTACAACTATTTTAAATCTTGCAGAAGTAACACATGAAGCTAATGATGGCCAAAATCTGGTACCGTTACTTACAGCAAACAATACTTTTGAACGCGATGAATTATTTTGGCACTACCCCCACTACCACGGGAGTGCATGGAAACCCGGTTCGGCTTTGCGTAAAGGCAACTGGAAACTGGTGGTACATTACGAAGATGAAAGAACAGAGCTGTTTAACCTTGCCGAAGATCCGGGAGAAACAACCAATTTAGCAGCTGAATTCCCGGAAAAAACGCAAACATTAAAAAGTTTACTTGATGCAAAACTACACGCCTCAAATGCAAGGTTTCCTGTTCGCAATCCCGATTACGATCCAAGGGACTAA
- a CDS encoding radical SAM protein, with product MLKQILKTDKKCLYKFAWNMGFKGARGIQRFQKRLKKGDFFPAFHFISVTDDCNLNCQGCWVTHKKQNARMSPEMLDSIITQSKAKGSYFFGILGGEPLLYKPLFDVFEKHSDCYFQLFTNGTLLTKDIAERLRQLANVSPLISFEGDVEIADVRRGGKNVYKKAQAAIDHSTQAGLVTGVAMSVCKSNLELAFSDEFIHSLISRGVLYLWYYIYRPAGQDANVELCLSAEEIQELRQFIVDARRKYNIAIIDAYWDENGKGLCPAASGLSHHINASGDIEPCPVIQFATNNVADGDLESIYRNSTFLAGFKTEIPKLTTGCVVMDNPQWLVNYTQQNAAKDTSGRGNEAERLSRMAEVSSHGSAKEIREKSWMYRFAKKRAFFGFGAYG from the coding sequence ATGCTTAAACAGATTTTGAAAACAGATAAAAAATGCCTGTATAAATTTGCCTGGAATATGGGATTTAAGGGCGCCCGTGGCATTCAGCGTTTTCAGAAACGTTTGAAAAAGGGGGATTTTTTTCCTGCCTTTCATTTTATTTCGGTTACCGACGACTGTAACCTGAATTGCCAGGGCTGCTGGGTAACGCACAAAAAACAGAATGCCCGTATGTCGCCCGAAATGTTGGATTCTATCATCACCCAATCAAAAGCCAAAGGATCGTACTTTTTTGGCATACTGGGTGGCGAACCCCTGCTATACAAACCTCTCTTCGATGTTTTTGAGAAACACTCCGACTGCTATTTTCAGCTATTTACCAACGGAACATTACTTACAAAAGATATTGCTGAACGCTTACGCCAGCTTGCCAATGTATCGCCACTTATAAGTTTTGAGGGAGATGTGGAAATTGCCGATGTGCGCCGTGGCGGAAAAAATGTGTACAAAAAAGCCCAGGCCGCTATCGATCACTCAACACAGGCAGGACTGGTAACCGGCGTAGCGATGAGTGTGTGCAAATCGAACCTCGAACTGGCTTTTTCTGATGAATTTATTCATTCGCTTATTAGTCGCGGGGTGTTGTATTTGTGGTACTACATATACCGTCCCGCCGGGCAAGATGCTAATGTTGAGCTCTGCCTTTCGGCTGAAGAAATTCAGGAACTTCGCCAGTTTATTGTTGACGCCCGCCGCAAATACAACATTGCCATTATTGATGCCTACTGGGACGAGAACGGCAAAGGTCTGTGTCCGGCAGCATCGGGCTTAAGTCACCACATCAATGCATCGGGCGATATTGAACCTTGTCCGGTAATTCAGTTTGCCACTAACAATGTTGCCGATGGCGATTTGGAAAGCATTTATCGCAATTCAACCTTTTTAGCAGGCTTTAAAACAGAAATTCCAAAACTTACAACGGGCTGTGTTGTTATGGACAATCCGCAGTGGCTGGTTAATTATACACAACAAAATGCAGCAAAAGATACATCGGGAAGAGGAAACGAAGCCGAACGCCTGAGCCGCATGGCAGAAGTTTCCAGTCATGGCTCGGCCAAAGAAATCAGGGAAAAAAGCTGGATGTATCGTTTTGCAAAAAAAAGGGCCTTTTTTGGATTTGGCGCCTATGGATAA
- a CDS encoding prenyltransferase/squalene oxidase repeat-containing protein — MKKEELEIRFKELSNILLDELNDDGFWSGKLSSSALGVAVAVTALHFHNASIHQKEIKKGLEWLSLHQNGDGGYGDTPESPANISTSLLSYAALNLYAENNPEVKATQQKLADYLFTQNVDVRSDQVAQVILNHYQKDYTFSVPILTMCALCGIPGDDGFKHIPQLPFELALLPRRFYRLLNLSVVSYAIPALIAVGIVVFRKKKTNGLTRSIRAKAEKKALKILEQLLPESGGFLEAIPLTAFVALSLINAGLRDSVIVDKGIAFLKRTQRNDGSWPIDIDLSTWVTTLSIKALGERKNEVLPERQQKRIVNHLLSVQNKTIHPFNGTSPGGWGWTNFSGSVPDCDDTPGAILALLMLAPHHTIREEMLAGGEWLLQLQNNDGGFPTFSRGWGKLPFDQSCADLSGHCLLALAKLLDAYNSDLNAKQKKQYLTAINKAMAYLKKNQKENGSWLPLWFGNQHSKNHENPVYGTARVLTYLLKTKVVLKDEPVLLKKIEEMNSAGKNFLLNVQNIDGSWGGDSGIKGSIEETALAIAALSDVKWTAEIEKGFNWLNNYYQKNGLKKAPIGLYFASLWYDEKLYPLTAYLEAISLTSFRKEIIKS; from the coding sequence GTGAAAAAAGAAGAGTTGGAAATACGTTTTAAGGAACTGAGCAATATTTTGCTTGATGAATTGAACGATGATGGTTTCTGGTCGGGAAAATTATCGTCGAGTGCACTTGGTGTGGCAGTAGCAGTTACAGCACTGCATTTCCACAATGCATCAATTCATCAAAAAGAAATTAAAAAGGGCCTTGAATGGCTTTCTTTACATCAGAATGGCGACGGTGGTTATGGCGACACCCCCGAAAGCCCGGCAAATATTTCAACCTCTTTGCTTTCTTATGCGGCATTGAATCTATACGCAGAAAATAATCCTGAGGTAAAAGCTACTCAGCAAAAACTAGCAGATTACCTGTTTACACAAAATGTTGATGTTCGCTCTGACCAGGTGGCCCAGGTTATTCTTAACCATTACCAAAAAGATTATACATTCTCGGTTCCCATTTTAACCATGTGTGCGCTTTGCGGCATTCCGGGCGACGATGGATTTAAACACATCCCGCAATTGCCCTTTGAACTGGCATTATTGCCACGCCGCTTTTATCGCTTGCTAAATTTAAGTGTGGTAAGCTATGCCATTCCGGCACTAATTGCTGTCGGTATAGTGGTGTTTCGCAAGAAAAAAACAAATGGACTAACACGTTCCATCCGGGCAAAAGCCGAAAAGAAAGCGCTTAAAATTCTGGAACAATTGCTGCCGGAAAGTGGTGGTTTTCTGGAAGCTATTCCGCTAACGGCATTTGTTGCACTAAGTTTAATAAACGCAGGCTTAAGAGATTCTGTAATTGTTGACAAAGGAATTGCCTTTTTAAAGCGCACCCAACGCAACGATGGCAGCTGGCCTATTGATATCGACCTCTCTACCTGGGTTACCACACTCAGCATAAAAGCTTTGGGCGAGCGTAAAAACGAAGTCTTGCCGGAGAGGCAACAAAAACGAATTGTTAATCATTTACTTTCGGTGCAAAATAAAACCATTCATCCGTTTAACGGCACTTCGCCGGGAGGCTGGGGCTGGACCAATTTCTCGGGATCGGTACCCGATTGCGACGATACCCCCGGAGCAATTCTGGCACTTCTTATGTTGGCGCCGCACCATACAATCAGGGAGGAAATGCTGGCAGGTGGTGAATGGCTACTTCAACTACAAAATAACGATGGCGGTTTCCCTACATTCTCGCGGGGCTGGGGCAAACTACCTTTCGACCAAAGTTGTGCCGATTTAAGCGGACACTGCCTTTTAGCACTTGCCAAACTGCTGGATGCATACAATTCTGATTTAAATGCGAAGCAGAAAAAACAATACTTAACAGCTATAAATAAAGCCATGGCTTATCTGAAAAAAAACCAAAAAGAAAACGGATCGTGGCTGCCGCTTTGGTTTGGCAACCAACACTCCAAAAATCATGAAAATCCGGTGTACGGAACGGCGCGGGTACTCACGTATTTACTGAAAACAAAAGTAGTGTTGAAAGACGAACCCGTACTGTTGAAGAAAATAGAAGAAATGAATTCTGCAGGAAAGAACTTCCTTTTGAATGTTCAGAATATAGATGGTAGCTGGGGTGGCGATTCTGGAATTAAAGGCTCGATTGAAGAAACAGCACTTGCCATTGCTGCTTTGAGTGACGTAAAATGGACTGCCGAAATTGAAAAAGGCTTCAACTGGCTGAATAATTATTACCAAAAAAACGGCTTAAAAAAAGCCCCTATCGGGTTGTACTTTGCCTCGTTGTGGTACGATGAGAAGCTGTATCCTTTAACCGCTTACCTCGAAGCCATAAGTCTGACTTCGTTTCGAAAGGAAATAATTAAAAGCTAA
- a CDS encoding YitT family protein — MFTQLFTTQKKLMLTIQDYGIMTLGLFLFTMAWNLFVLPAEIAGGGISGVGAIIFYATKIPISITYFVINIFLVLIAIKILGANFGVKTIYSIIVVSAFFAIFQDMLKEPLVDDMFLSSVLGGMMSGIGLGLVFSRGGSTGGTDIIAMIINKYRNVSPGRVIMLCDVVIIASVYFVFQSAEKLVYGYVMMWVVSYSLDSFLSGANRSAQMFIISKEYEKIAEYINTEAIRGVTLLQGSGWYTKQETKVIMSVVRKKETGAIFRKIKQIDPDAFISMGSVMGVYGQGFDKLKL; from the coding sequence ATGTTTACACAATTGTTTACTACTCAGAAAAAGTTAATGCTTACCATTCAGGACTACGGTATAATGACTCTGGGGTTGTTTTTGTTTACCATGGCCTGGAACTTGTTTGTTCTTCCGGCAGAAATTGCTGGTGGTGGAATAAGCGGGGTAGGTGCGATAATTTTTTACGCCACAAAGATACCCATAAGTATTACCTATTTCGTTATAAACATTTTCCTGGTTTTAATAGCTATAAAAATTTTAGGAGCCAATTTTGGTGTGAAAACCATTTACAGCATTATTGTTGTATCGGCATTCTTTGCCATTTTTCAGGATATGCTAAAAGAACCATTGGTTGATGATATGTTTCTGTCATCAGTACTGGGTGGCATGATGAGTGGAATTGGACTGGGCCTTGTTTTTTCGCGTGGTGGAAGCACCGGAGGAACAGATATTATTGCCATGATTATTAACAAATACCGCAACGTGAGCCCCGGGCGGGTAATTATGCTTTGCGATGTGGTAATTATTGCTTCGGTTTATTTTGTTTTTCAATCGGCAGAAAAACTGGTGTACGGCTATGTAATGATGTGGGTGGTTTCTTATTCGCTCGATTCGTTTTTAAGCGGCGCCAATCGTTCGGCGCAAATGTTTATCATTTCAAAAGAATACGAGAAAATTGCCGAGTACATCAATACCGAAGCCATTAGGGGCGTAACCTTACTCCAGGGCTCGGGATGGTACACCAAGCAGGAAACCAAAGTAATTATGTCGGTAGTGCGTAAGAAAGAGACCGGTGCTATTTTTCGAAAAATAAAACAAATCGATCCCGATGCATTTATCTCAATGGGCAGTGTAATGGGGGTTTACGGTCAGGGATTTGACAAACTAAAATTATAG
- a CDS encoding alpha-L-fucosidase, which translates to MNRLFVIFLAALLFVSCQPKPAQQPEKSAEQLAQDEKMEWWREARFGMFIHWGLYADPAGEWKGERVNGISEWIMARAEIPVKEYEKLAENFNPEKYDAEAWVKLAKYAGMKYIVITSKHHDGFAMFHSKASKYNIVDATPFNRDPLKELAEECKKQGIRLGFYYSQAQDWHEPGGTYWNIEQGKPHWDPDLKREPLMNYINGKAVPQVKEILENYGGLDILWWDTPRGMTEEAAKALQAVTNNYPNLITNNRLYRPWPGDFQTPEQHVPPTGLDYDWEVCMTMNTSWGYKWYDENWKSTEELIKMLVDIASKGGNLLLNVGPTATGEFPKASVERLKEMGHWMQQNGKSIYGTSASPFFKLPWGRCTTKKEKGITKLYLHVFDWPKDGLLKVPGLEGKVRDIYLLANPKQHFAWKFEEGDLHVHAPSVIFDEINTVIVVKIRGDITVTSNKPQLKEGSILLPADFADIYNPGYGEHAVLKGSGSESVIANWVDKRARLEWIFDAEPGKYRMEALMWSAEKAELAVKLGEQKVDVEIDSTGEDYELVNLGQIEIEESGEKSISLQSAGNTAGNKQLMYLELIKL; encoded by the coding sequence ATGAATCGATTATTCGTAATTTTCTTAGCCGCCTTGCTGTTTGTTTCGTGCCAACCAAAACCAGCACAACAACCCGAAAAAAGTGCTGAACAACTGGCACAAGATGAGAAAATGGAATGGTGGCGCGAGGCCCGTTTCGGAATGTTTATCCACTGGGGTTTGTATGCCGATCCGGCGGGCGAATGGAAAGGCGAACGTGTGAACGGGATTAGCGAATGGATAATGGCCCGTGCCGAAATTCCGGTAAAGGAATACGAAAAACTGGCCGAAAACTTTAATCCTGAAAAATACGATGCCGAGGCCTGGGTGAAACTGGCAAAATATGCGGGAATGAAATACATTGTAATCACCTCGAAACATCACGATGGTTTTGCGATGTTTCATTCAAAAGCCAGTAAGTACAATATTGTAGATGCTACACCTTTTAATCGTGACCCACTGAAAGAATTGGCTGAAGAATGTAAAAAGCAGGGAATTCGGCTTGGGTTTTATTATTCGCAGGCGCAAGACTGGCACGAGCCGGGCGGAACCTACTGGAACATTGAACAGGGAAAACCGCATTGGGACCCGGATTTGAAACGCGAACCGCTGATGAATTATATTAACGGAAAAGCTGTTCCGCAGGTAAAAGAAATTCTGGAAAACTATGGAGGACTTGATATTTTGTGGTGGGATACACCACGTGGAATGACCGAAGAAGCAGCCAAAGCATTGCAAGCAGTTACCAACAATTATCCAAACCTGATTACCAATAACCGTTTGTATCGTCCGTGGCCCGGCGATTTTCAAACACCCGAGCAGCATGTGCCTCCAACCGGGCTCGATTACGACTGGGAGGTGTGTATGACCATGAACACCAGCTGGGGCTACAAGTGGTACGACGAAAACTGGAAATCGACCGAAGAGCTGATTAAAATGTTGGTAGATATTGCCAGCAAGGGCGGAAACCTTTTACTAAATGTGGGACCAACCGCCACAGGTGAGTTTCCAAAAGCCAGTGTTGAGCGGTTAAAGGAAATGGGGCACTGGATGCAACAAAACGGTAAATCGATTTATGGAACAAGTGCCAGCCCGTTTTTTAAATTGCCCTGGGGGCGTTGCACCACAAAAAAAGAAAAAGGTATTACCAAATTGTATCTGCATGTGTTCGACTGGCCCAAAGATGGCCTGCTAAAAGTACCCGGACTGGAAGGCAAAGTGCGCGATATTTATTTACTAGCTAACCCAAAACAACATTTTGCCTGGAAATTTGAAGAAGGCGACTTGCATGTGCATGCACCTTCGGTAATTTTTGATGAAATAAATACGGTAATTGTGGTGAAAATCAGAGGCGATATTACCGTAACCAGCAATAAGCCACAGCTAAAAGAAGGCAGCATATTATTGCCGGCCGATTTTGCCGACATTTACAATCCGGGGTACGGCGAGCATGCCGTTTTAAAAGGTAGCGGATCAGAATCGGTAATTGCCAATTGGGTGGATAAACGTGCGCGGCTGGAGTGGATATTTGATGCTGAACCGGGAAAATACCGCATGGAAGCCCTGATGTGGAGCGCCGAAAAAGCTGAATTAGCCGTTAAGCTGGGTGAGCAGAAAGTGGATGTTGAAATTGACTCTACAGGAGAAGATTATGAACTGGTTAATTTGGGCCAAATCGAAATTGAGGAAAGTGGCGAAAAATCAATTTCATTGCAGTCAGCAGGTAATACGGCGGGCAATAAACAGTTAATGTATTTGGAGTTGATAAAATTGTAG
- a CDS encoding peptidoglycan DD-metalloendopeptidase family protein has translation MGNLRSIVVGMIMAVAVSQLFSCTPKNIKQVEAPAIDTLVEVKAPVLKYGLPVDSFALEMGIVKNNQYLSQILNARGVGMGTIDKIARKSKDVFDVRKIKSGENFCIFSTLDSVPVAKYFVYENSAVDYTIFELTDTLGIYQGKKEVQTRLRTAKGEVETSLWNAMVDNGQDPMLALELSDIFAWTIDFFAIQKGDRFRVIYDEQFVDSTSIGIGEIYAVQFDHYGDENYAFLFDQDERFDYFDDQGKSLRKAFLKAPLKFSRISSRFSNSRMHPVLRIRRPHRGVDYAAPRGTPVMSIGDGTVITKAYQKGGGGNYLKIKHNSVYTTTYMHLSGYAKGISTGSRVKQGQIIGYVGSTGIATGPHLDFRVAKNGSLVDPLKVKAPPVEPVKEENMERYMALKDSMMLELQKIQWVPLPELARLN, from the coding sequence ATGGGGAATTTAAGATCGATAGTTGTGGGGATGATAATGGCTGTTGCAGTTAGTCAATTGTTTTCGTGCACACCCAAAAATATAAAACAAGTTGAAGCGCCAGCCATTGATACGCTTGTAGAAGTTAAGGCACCGGTTTTAAAATACGGGTTACCGGTTGATTCTTTTGCGCTTGAAATGGGGATCGTAAAAAACAACCAGTACCTCAGCCAGATTTTAAACGCGCGAGGTGTGGGCATGGGAACCATCGATAAAATTGCCCGAAAATCAAAAGATGTTTTTGATGTGCGTAAGATAAAAAGTGGCGAAAATTTCTGCATTTTTTCAACGCTTGATTCTGTTCCGGTAGCCAAATATTTTGTTTACGAAAATTCGGCAGTAGATTATACCATTTTTGAACTTACCGATACCCTGGGGATTTACCAGGGTAAAAAAGAAGTTCAAACCCGCTTGCGCACCGCAAAGGGCGAAGTGGAAACCTCGTTGTGGAATGCCATGGTTGACAACGGACAAGATCCTATGCTTGCCCTGGAACTTTCAGATATTTTTGCCTGGACCATCGATTTTTTTGCCATTCAAAAAGGCGATCGGTTTCGGGTGATTTACGACGAGCAGTTTGTTGATTCAACGTCAATAGGTATTGGCGAGATTTATGCTGTACAGTTTGACCATTACGGCGACGAGAATTATGCCTTTTTGTTTGACCAGGATGAGCGTTTCGATTATTTTGACGACCAGGGGAAAAGCCTGCGTAAAGCGTTTTTAAAGGCACCGCTTAAATTTTCGCGAATCAGTTCGCGTTTTTCTAACAGCCGCATGCACCCGGTGTTGCGCATTCGTCGTCCGCACCGCGGAGTTGATTATGCTGCTCCGCGCGGAACACCCGTAATGAGCATTGGTGATGGTACGGTTATAACAAAAGCCTATCAAAAAGGAGGTGGTGGCAACTACCTGAAAATAAAACACAATTCGGTATATACCACAACCTACATGCACCTTTCGGGTTATGCCAAGGGCATATCAACCGGTTCGCGCGTAAAACAAGGGCAGATTATTGGCTATGTTGGGTCAACCGGCATTGCTACCGGTCCGCACCTCGATTTTAGGGTGGCAAAAAACGGCAGTCTGGTTGATCCGCTAAAAGTTAAGGCGCCACCTGTAGAGCCGGTAAAAGAGGAAAATATGGAGCGTTATATGGCGCTAAAAGATTCGATGATGCTGGAGCTGCAAAAAATTCAGTGGGTCCCTCTTCCTGAGCTGGCCAGGTTAAACTAA
- a CDS encoding polyprenyl synthetase family protein, translating to MEKTNGLLKVPEESFVRNKMRTAAVAMVEKYQLLPPAKIGKLEQLALKLVRDLELSEHYIPFAMVLLGNESWRKTIKATPTNRRLLLLPQCLNNKEKCQGMFDELGLNCAGCKACPIDDVLVEAEAMGYANLVAEGTTVAVGLVEEGSIDAVIGVSCMPVLQRSFDPVSNAAVPVIGIPLLYDGCENTRADIKWILDELRSFETNEQHQPISVSLLKNRIQEFFTEEHLRKFIPGRDQTEQVALEYMLINGQRIRPLLTALSFVAYTGLEKATHLLPLTIIIECFHKASLIHDDIEDNAQHRYNAKTAHAKYGIAQAINVGDYLIGKGYEILSDLSVPDETLKRSLRFIARSHIKLTRGQGNDILFNSGQLNLRTPEMIEVFKNKTGEAIKVALLVGAIVGNAPEQDQQTLEKFADFMGIAYQIRDDLNEYEEKHKEEKTGDYPFLLALLNEHLAKQNQKTPILLTEQVVAFRKMIEEHKLKVKAEKMLQDFVGNCYAELDKLNNAKLRLSLYGVMGKIFKSETSNE from the coding sequence ATGGAAAAAACAAATGGCCTTTTAAAAGTTCCGGAAGAATCGTTTGTGCGCAATAAAATGCGTACAGCAGCGGTAGCGATGGTTGAAAAGTACCAGCTGCTGCCACCGGCAAAAATAGGCAAGCTTGAGCAGTTGGCCCTGAAGCTGGTGCGCGATTTGGAGCTTTCAGAACATTACATTCCGTTTGCCATGGTATTGCTTGGAAACGAATCGTGGCGAAAAACGATAAAAGCCACGCCTACCAACCGCCGGCTCTTGTTATTGCCCCAATGCCTGAACAACAAGGAGAAATGCCAGGGTATGTTCGACGAGTTGGGGTTGAACTGTGCCGGCTGCAAAGCCTGCCCCATCGACGATGTACTGGTGGAAGCTGAGGCCATGGGCTATGCCAACCTGGTGGCCGAAGGAACTACTGTTGCTGTTGGTCTGGTTGAAGAAGGATCGATTGATGCCGTAATTGGCGTAAGCTGTATGCCGGTTTTACAACGATCATTCGATCCGGTTTCAAATGCTGCAGTGCCGGTAATTGGTATTCCCCTGCTTTATGATGGTTGCGAGAATACCCGCGCCGATATAAAATGGATACTGGATGAATTACGCTCGTTTGAAACCAACGAGCAACACCAACCAATTTCGGTGTCGTTGCTAAAAAACAGAATACAAGAGTTTTTTACGGAAGAACACCTCCGAAAATTCATTCCCGGCCGCGACCAAACAGAACAGGTAGCATTGGAATACATGTTGATAAACGGACAACGAATAAGGCCTTTGCTTACAGCGCTCAGTTTCGTGGCCTACACCGGACTTGAGAAAGCTACCCACCTGCTGCCTCTCACCATAATAATCGAATGTTTTCATAAGGCTTCGCTTATTCACGACGATATTGAAGACAATGCACAACACCGTTACAATGCTAAAACTGCACATGCAAAATACGGTATTGCCCAGGCAATAAATGTAGGCGATTACCTGATTGGAAAAGGCTACGAGATTTTAAGTGATTTAAGTGTTCCAGATGAAACTCTGAAAAGAAGCCTGCGCTTTATTGCCCGCTCGCACATCAAACTTACACGTGGGCAGGGAAATGATATTCTTTTTAACAGTGGGCAACTGAACCTGCGCACGCCGGAAATGATTGAGGTGTTTAAGAACAAAACCGGCGAAGCCATAAAAGTGGCTTTATTAGTGGGAGCCATTGTTGGCAATGCGCCGGAACAGGATCAGCAAACGCTGGAAAAATTTGCGGATTTTATGGGCATTGCCTACCAAATTCGCGACGATCTGAATGAATACGAGGAGAAACACAAGGAGGAAAAAACCGGCGATTACCCGTTTTTACTGGCATTGCTTAACGAGCATTTGGCCAAACAAAACCAAAAGACTCCAATCTTACTGACAGAGCAGGTTGTTGCTTTCAGAAAAATGATTGAAGAGCATAAACTTAAAGTTAAAGCAGAGAAAATGTTGCAAGACTTTGTTGGCAATTGTTACGCAGAGCTGGACAAACTGAACAATGCCAAACTTCGGCTGAGCCTTTATGGTGTGATGGGAAAAATTTTTAAGTCTGAAACCTCTAATGAGTAA